One window from the genome of Dyella sp. A6 encodes:
- a CDS encoding acyl-CoA thioesterase translates to MPGQQSEVTFRFLAEPTDVNFGGKVHGGMVMKWIDQAGYACAVGWSGAYCVTASVSGIQFVKPILIGDLVTVRARLINTGTSSMHLAVDVRASDLRTGEKRLATSCVMVFVALDRQDGKPTPVPAWVPRNDEDRRLQEHARRLMEMSKAMEAQVVAMPPDAP, encoded by the coding sequence ATGCCCGGGCAGCAGAGCGAAGTCACTTTCCGGTTCTTGGCCGAGCCGACCGACGTCAATTTCGGCGGCAAGGTCCATGGCGGCATGGTGATGAAGTGGATCGACCAGGCGGGCTACGCCTGCGCGGTGGGCTGGAGCGGGGCCTACTGTGTCACCGCTTCGGTCAGCGGGATCCAGTTCGTGAAGCCGATCCTGATTGGCGACCTGGTGACGGTGCGGGCCCGTCTGATCAATACGGGTACCTCCAGCATGCATCTGGCCGTGGATGTGCGCGCCAGCGATCTGCGCACTGGCGAAAAGCGTCTGGCGACCAGTTGCGTGATGGTGTTCGTGGCGCTGGACCGTCAGGACGGCAAGCCGACGCCAGTGCCTGCTTGGGTGCCGCGAAACGACGAGGATCGCCGTCTGCAGGAGCACGCGCGCCGGCTGATGGAAATGTCCAAGGCGATGGAGGCGCAGGTGGTCGCGATGCCACCCGACGCCCCGTAG